From Streptomyces griseorubiginosus, one genomic window encodes:
- a CDS encoding excalibur calcium-binding domain-containing protein, producing the protein MRRKWASLGLLGRILVVALGLFAAFVLLGGVLSAIDPSDGEPGSPATSDTPAVGTSTALPTHPVDIPTATATATATATVTVAPSPPPARTVTKTAEAPEPRTTAPAPDVYYENCDEARAAGAAPLYRGEPGYGPHLDRDGDGVACEPYAGP; encoded by the coding sequence ATGCGACGGAAGTGGGCATCCCTGGGCCTGTTGGGCCGGATCCTGGTCGTGGCCCTCGGGCTGTTCGCCGCCTTTGTGCTCCTGGGGGGCGTCCTCAGTGCCATCGACCCGTCAGACGGCGAACCCGGATCACCCGCGACATCAGACACTCCGGCAGTCGGCACCTCGACGGCACTGCCGACACATCCCGTCGACATCCCGACCGCCACCGCCACGGCCACGGCCACGGCGACCGTGACCGTCGCACCCTCGCCCCCTCCCGCGAGGACCGTGACGAAGACGGCCGAAGCCCCCGAGCCGAGGACGACGGCCCCGGCCCCTGATGTGTACTACGAGAACTGTGACGAGGCCCGTGCTGCCGGTGCTGCTCCGCTCTACCGCGGTGAACCCGGATATGGCCCGCATCTCGACAGGGACGGCGACGGTGTGGCCTGTGAGCCGTATGCGGGGCCTTGA
- a CDS encoding bifunctional FO biosynthesis protein CofGH, with protein sequence MTTSATSGTGPTENSMRRALKRARDGVALDVTEAAVLLQARGEALADLTASAARVRDAGLEQAGRPGVITYSKSVFIPLTRLCRDKCHYCTFVTVPGKLRRAGHGMFMSPDEVLDVARKGAALGCKEALITLGDKPEDRWPEAREWLDAHGYDDTIAYVRAISIRILEETGLLPHLNPGVLSWTDFQRLKPVAPSMGMMLETTAERLWSEPGGPHYGSPDKEPAVRLRVLEDAGRSSVPFTSGILIGIGETYEERAESLFALRRTARSYHSIQELIIQNFRAKPDTAMRGMPDAELDELVAAVAVARLIMGPAANIQAPPNLVEGEYERLIAAGIDDWGGVSPLTIDHVNPERPWPQIEELTERSRAAGFELRERLCVYPEFVQRGEPWLDPRLRPHVAALADPATGLARPDALPQGLPWQEPDEVFVPSGRTDLHATIDTEGRTSDRRDDFDEVYGDWGALREAAAPGMVPERIDTDVRDALRTAADDPTKLTDAEALALLHADGPALDALTRIADDVRKSVVGDDVTYIVTRNINFTNVCYTGCRFCAFAQRRTDADAYTLSLDQVADRAQQAWEVGAVEVCMQGGIHPDLPGTAYFDIAKAVKERVPGMHVHAFSPMEVVNGATRTGLSIREWLTAAKEAGLDSIPGTAAEILDDEVRWVLTKGKLPTATWIEVITTAHEVGIPSTSTMMYGHVDQPRHWLGHLRTLARIQQQTGGITEFVTLPFIHTNAPVYLAGIARPGPTMRDNRAVTAMARLLLHPWIPNIQTSWVKLGTEGAAEMLRSGANDLGGTLMEETISRMAGSSYGSYKSVKDLIAVAEAAGRPSRPRTTLYGEVPEERQQAAAVSDGHLPELLPLVD encoded by the coding sequence ATGACGACCTCCGCGACCTCCGGAACCGGCCCCACCGAGAACTCCATGCGTCGCGCTCTCAAACGTGCCCGGGACGGCGTCGCCCTGGACGTGACCGAGGCGGCGGTGCTGTTGCAGGCGCGTGGCGAGGCCCTCGCGGACCTCACCGCCTCCGCCGCCCGCGTCCGGGACGCCGGTCTCGAACAGGCCGGCCGCCCTGGTGTCATCACGTACTCGAAGAGCGTCTTCATCCCGCTGACCCGGCTGTGCCGGGACAAGTGCCACTACTGCACCTTCGTGACCGTGCCCGGCAAGCTCCGCCGGGCCGGTCACGGCATGTTCATGTCCCCCGACGAGGTCCTCGACGTGGCCCGCAAGGGTGCCGCGCTGGGCTGCAAGGAAGCCCTGATCACCCTCGGCGACAAGCCCGAGGACCGCTGGCCGGAGGCCAGGGAGTGGCTGGACGCGCACGGTTACGACGACACCATCGCCTACGTCCGGGCCATCTCCATCCGGATCCTGGAGGAGACGGGCCTCCTGCCCCACCTCAACCCCGGCGTGCTCTCCTGGACCGACTTCCAGCGGCTGAAGCCCGTCGCGCCGAGCATGGGCATGATGCTGGAGACGACCGCCGAGCGGCTGTGGTCCGAGCCCGGTGGGCCGCACTACGGCTCCCCGGACAAGGAGCCCGCCGTACGGCTGCGGGTCCTCGAGGACGCCGGCCGCTCCTCCGTCCCCTTCACCTCCGGCATCCTCATCGGGATCGGCGAGACCTACGAGGAGCGCGCCGAGTCCCTGTTCGCGCTCCGGCGCACGGCGCGGTCGTACCACTCCATCCAGGAACTGATCATCCAGAACTTCCGCGCCAAGCCGGACACCGCGATGCGCGGCATGCCGGACGCGGAGCTCGACGAACTCGTCGCCGCGGTGGCGGTCGCCCGCCTCATCATGGGCCCGGCGGCCAACATCCAGGCCCCGCCGAACCTGGTCGAGGGTGAGTACGAGCGGCTCATAGCCGCTGGAATCGACGACTGGGGCGGCGTCAGCCCCCTCACCATCGACCACGTCAACCCCGAGCGCCCCTGGCCGCAGATCGAGGAGCTCACCGAGCGCTCGCGCGCGGCCGGCTTCGAACTGCGGGAACGCCTGTGCGTGTACCCGGAGTTCGTGCAGCGCGGCGAGCCGTGGCTGGATCCCCGGCTGCGGCCGCACGTGGCGGCCCTCGCCGACCCCGCCACCGGACTCGCGCGCCCCGACGCCCTTCCCCAGGGCCTCCCCTGGCAGGAGCCCGACGAGGTCTTCGTCCCGTCCGGCCGCACCGACCTGCACGCCACCATCGACACCGAGGGCCGTACGTCCGACCGCCGCGACGACTTCGACGAGGTCTACGGCGACTGGGGCGCCCTGCGCGAGGCGGCCGCCCCCGGCATGGTCCCCGAGCGCATCGACACGGACGTACGCGATGCGCTGCGGACCGCCGCCGACGATCCCACCAAGCTGACCGACGCAGAGGCCCTCGCGCTGCTGCACGCGGACGGGCCCGCGCTGGACGCCCTCACCCGGATCGCGGACGACGTCCGCAAGTCGGTCGTCGGCGACGACGTCACGTACATCGTCACGCGGAACATCAACTTCACCAACGTCTGCTACACCGGCTGCCGCTTCTGCGCCTTCGCCCAGCGGCGCACCGACGCCGACGCCTACACGCTCTCCCTGGACCAGGTCGCCGACCGCGCCCAACAGGCCTGGGAGGTGGGCGCGGTGGAGGTCTGCATGCAGGGCGGCATCCATCCCGACCTGCCCGGGACGGCGTACTTCGACATCGCGAAGGCCGTCAAGGAGCGCGTGCCCGGCATGCATGTGCACGCCTTCTCGCCGATGGAGGTCGTCAACGGCGCGACCCGCACCGGCCTGTCCATCCGCGAGTGGCTGACGGCGGCCAAGGAGGCCGGCCTCGACTCCATACCCGGCACCGCGGCCGAGATCCTCGACGACGAGGTCCGCTGGGTCCTCACCAAGGGCAAGCTGCCGACGGCCACCTGGATCGAGGTGATCACCACCGCCCACGAGGTCGGCATCCCGTCGACCTCGACCATGATGTACGGCCATGTCGACCAGCCCCGCCACTGGCTCGGCCATCTGCGCACCCTCGCCCGCATTCAGCAACAGACCGGTGGCATCACCGAGTTCGTCACCCTCCCCTTCATCCACACCAACGCGCCGGTGTACCTGGCGGGCATCGCGCGGCCCGGTCCGACCATGCGGGACAACCGGGCGGTGACCGCGATGGCCCGCCTGCTCCTGCACCCCTGGATACCGAACATCCAGACCAGCTGGGTCAAGCTCGGCACCGAGGGCGCGGCGGAGATGCTCCGCTCCGGCGCCAACGACCTGGGCGGCACCCTCATGGAGGAGACGATCTCGCGGATGGCGGGGTCGTCGTACGGCTCCTACAAGTCGGTGAAGGACCTGATCGCGGTGGCGGAGGCGGCGGGGCGGCCG
- a CDS encoding LLM class F420-dependent oxidoreductase — translation MRISVTIFLTDETITPTRLARELEARGFAGLYLPEHTHIPVERSTPYPAGGELPREYGRTLDPFVALGQAAAVTESLGLGTGITLVAQHDPIDLAKQIATLDHLSGGRFTLGLGFGWNVEEAADHGVEWRTRRELVRDRMALMQALWADEPTAYEGRFGSVRASHAFPKPVRRRTLVGGAAGPKLFSHIVEYADGWLPIGGRGLTESLPVLRAAWSDAGRDPNALQVVPYAVFPNPGKLAHYADLGIEEVVVQLPPAGEGEVLKALDEYARYVEEGS, via the coding sequence ATGCGAATCTCCGTGACCATCTTCCTCACCGACGAGACCATCACCCCGACCCGGCTCGCCCGTGAGCTGGAGGCGCGGGGCTTCGCCGGGCTCTATCTGCCCGAGCACACCCACATCCCCGTCGAGCGCAGCACGCCGTACCCCGCGGGCGGCGAACTGCCGCGCGAGTACGGCCGTACCCTCGACCCCTTCGTCGCCCTCGGCCAGGCCGCCGCCGTCACCGAGTCGCTCGGCCTCGGCACCGGCATCACGCTCGTCGCCCAGCACGACCCGATCGACCTCGCCAAGCAGATCGCGACCCTGGACCACCTCAGCGGCGGCCGGTTCACGCTCGGCCTCGGCTTCGGCTGGAACGTCGAGGAAGCCGCCGACCACGGCGTCGAGTGGCGTACCCGGCGCGAGCTCGTCCGGGACCGGATGGCGCTCATGCAGGCCCTGTGGGCGGACGAACCGACCGCCTACGAGGGCCGGTTCGGGAGCGTCCGGGCCAGCCACGCCTTCCCCAAGCCGGTCCGGCGGCGCACCCTCGTGGGCGGCGCCGCCGGGCCGAAGCTGTTCTCCCACATCGTCGAGTACGCCGACGGCTGGCTGCCCATCGGCGGGCGCGGCCTCACCGAGTCCCTGCCCGTGCTGCGCGCCGCCTGGTCCGACGCGGGCCGCGACCCGAACGCCCTCCAGGTCGTCCCCTACGCCGTCTTCCCGAACCCCGGCAAGCTCGCGCACTACGCCGACCTGGGCATCGAGGAGGTCGTGGTGCAGCTGCCTCCGGCGGGGGAGGGCGAGGTCCTGAAGGCGCTGGACGAGTATGCCCGTTATGTCGAGGAGGGCAGTTGA
- a CDS encoding NAD(P)/FAD-dependent oxidoreductase has translation MSNSPVTIIGAGLGGLTLARVLQVNGIASTVYEAEASPTARAQGGMLDIHDYNGQLALEAAGLMDGFGDLVLEGREAARLVAPDGTVLFDQPDDGTGGRPEVQRGELRQLLLDSLPAGTVRWGRKVSGVRALGGGRHEVTFADSTSVVTDLLVGADGAWSRVRPLLSAAVPAYTGMSCVEVYLHDADTRHPASAKVVGGGALYALAPGKGFVTHREKGGNLHTYVMLARPQEWFADIDFTDAAAAVARIAGEFDGWAPELTALITDADTAPVLRPLAALPVEHRWERVPGVTLIGDAAHVAAPNGEGANLAMLDAAELAQSLATHPDDIETALTAYEQPMFPRSAETAAEGTELYAVMFGEDTPHGLIEMFTGESQPSN, from the coding sequence ATGTCGAACAGCCCTGTCACGATCATCGGCGCCGGACTCGGCGGCCTCACGCTCGCCCGCGTCCTGCAGGTGAACGGCATCGCGTCCACCGTCTACGAGGCGGAGGCCTCGCCGACGGCGCGGGCGCAGGGCGGGATGCTGGACATACACGACTACAACGGTCAGCTCGCCCTGGAGGCGGCCGGGCTGATGGACGGGTTCGGCGACCTCGTCCTGGAGGGCCGGGAGGCGGCACGGCTGGTCGCCCCGGACGGGACCGTCCTGTTCGACCAGCCCGACGACGGCACGGGCGGCCGACCCGAGGTGCAGCGCGGCGAGCTGCGGCAGCTCCTGCTGGACTCGCTGCCGGCCGGCACGGTCCGCTGGGGCCGCAAGGTCAGCGGTGTGCGGGCGCTGGGCGGGGGCCGCCACGAGGTGACGTTCGCCGACAGCACCTCGGTCGTCACGGACCTCCTGGTCGGCGCGGACGGCGCCTGGTCCCGGGTCCGGCCGCTGCTCTCGGCCGCGGTGCCCGCGTACACCGGGATGTCCTGCGTGGAGGTCTACCTGCACGACGCCGACACCCGGCACCCGGCCAGTGCGAAGGTGGTCGGAGGCGGGGCGCTGTACGCGCTCGCACCGGGCAAGGGTTTCGTGACGCACCGGGAGAAGGGCGGCAACCTGCACACCTATGTGATGCTCGCCCGGCCGCAGGAGTGGTTCGCGGACATCGACTTCACCGACGCGGCGGCGGCCGTGGCGAGGATCGCCGGCGAGTTCGACGGCTGGGCCCCGGAACTCACCGCGCTGATCACCGACGCCGACACCGCCCCGGTACTGCGTCCCCTCGCCGCGCTGCCCGTCGAGCACCGGTGGGAGCGGGTACCAGGAGTGACCCTGATCGGCGACGCCGCCCACGTCGCCGCCCCGAACGGCGAGGGCGCCAACCTCGCCATGCTCGACGCGGCCGAACTCGCCCAGTCCCTCGCGACCCACCCCGACGACATCGAAACGGCCCTGACCGCCTACGAACAGCCCATGTTCCCCCGCAGCGCGGAAACGGCCGCTGAGGGCACGGAGCTGTACGCGGTCATGTTCGGCGAGGACACACCGCACGGCCTGATCGAGATGTTCACGGGGGAGAGCCAGCCGAGCAACTGA
- a CDS encoding helix-turn-helix transcriptional regulator, protein MTPDRFFSLMLLLGSRDAVTTRELASALGVSLRTVTRDLNWLRDAGMPVTAQRGRLGGVTMLPGSGLDLMRLTPDERDHLALTGLDERQRVELDAAAESRRALSKIAAAPSRRVDELLLLTDVVHVDSRPWREARALGTTPASLVGAVRRGRRLRIEYDSPRASCPSELVVDPYGLLAKAGTWYLVADCARAPRMYRLERITAWSEVDQPRRIRENQTLATVAAALVAQWEDDHVIEVSATVDQNQIERARRIFGRRLVQDDHEESTTGHKVTIRFLRLEDVRALLPFGSAITVHGPTEARVHLSDLATSLAHHYGPSPTS, encoded by the coding sequence GTGACCCCGGACCGCTTCTTCTCCCTGATGCTGCTCCTCGGATCGAGGGATGCCGTGACCACACGGGAACTTGCCTCGGCGCTCGGGGTGTCCCTTCGAACCGTCACCCGGGACCTGAACTGGCTCCGCGACGCCGGTATGCCGGTGACCGCGCAACGGGGCCGCCTCGGAGGCGTGACCATGCTGCCCGGGTCCGGGCTCGACCTCATGCGACTCACACCGGACGAGCGCGACCATCTGGCGCTCACCGGACTGGATGAGCGGCAGCGGGTGGAGCTCGACGCAGCGGCCGAAAGCCGGCGCGCGCTCTCCAAGATCGCCGCCGCACCGTCACGTCGAGTCGATGAACTCCTGCTGCTCACCGACGTGGTGCACGTGGACAGCCGCCCCTGGCGTGAGGCACGAGCTCTCGGCACGACTCCGGCTTCGCTGGTCGGCGCGGTGCGGCGAGGGCGCCGGCTGCGGATCGAGTACGACAGCCCACGTGCGTCATGCCCAAGCGAACTGGTCGTGGATCCCTACGGCCTGCTCGCCAAGGCCGGCACCTGGTACCTCGTCGCCGACTGTGCCCGAGCGCCACGGATGTACCGGCTCGAACGGATCACGGCGTGGAGTGAAGTCGACCAGCCACGACGGATCCGCGAGAACCAGACCCTGGCCACCGTCGCCGCGGCGCTCGTTGCCCAGTGGGAAGACGACCACGTGATAGAGGTCAGCGCCACCGTCGACCAGAACCAGATCGAGCGAGCGCGACGGATCTTCGGCCGACGACTTGTCCAGGACGACCATGAAGAATCCACCACCGGCCACAAGGTGACGATCCGCTTCCTGCGTCTGGAGGACGTGCGGGCACTACTGCCGTTCGGAAGCGCCATCACCGTGCACGGCCCCACCGAAGCCAGGGTTCACCTCAGCGACCTCGCCACCAGCCTTGCCCACCACTATGGGCCGTCACCGACGTCCTGA
- a CDS encoding VOC family protein: MTTSVVSIVYVNDAPAAAHFYGDLLGLSPSFETPGYITFDLGPGADLALWSGQFEDLTADVPRTGEICLAGNYGPDEINAIFERWQSKGVTILQEPHDAGFGLTFLAADPDGNRIRVAPRD; the protein is encoded by the coding sequence ATGACCACGTCCGTCGTGTCCATCGTCTATGTGAACGACGCTCCCGCCGCAGCGCACTTCTACGGCGACCTCCTCGGCCTGAGCCCTTCATTCGAGACCCCGGGATACATCACCTTCGACCTCGGGCCAGGCGCTGACCTCGCTCTGTGGTCCGGCCAGTTCGAGGATCTGACAGCGGACGTCCCGCGCACCGGTGAGATTTGTCTGGCCGGCAACTACGGGCCCGACGAGATCAATGCGATCTTCGAGCGGTGGCAGTCCAAGGGCGTCACGATCCTGCAGGAGCCACATGATGCGGGGTTCGGGCTGACGTTCCTCGCAGCCGATCCCGACGGCAACCGCATCCGTGTCGCACCACGGGACTGA
- a CDS encoding ATP-binding protein, which yields MATVSPSWNYTLHLPHDPRAPGIARGALRLILAAHDLPDLTPTAELLAAELLTNAHLHTKGPYAFRLLSASPGRVRVAVWDTDPRVPPAFTTDKPPATPDAEHGRGLHLVRACADATGVSVLRELGASRGGKLLWAECGVPGW from the coding sequence ATGGCCACCGTATCCCCGTCCTGGAACTACACCCTGCATCTTCCGCACGATCCACGCGCACCGGGAATCGCGAGGGGCGCCCTGCGGCTGATCCTGGCCGCCCACGACCTCCCGGACCTGACCCCCACCGCGGAGCTGCTCGCGGCGGAACTCCTGACGAACGCGCACCTTCATACGAAGGGTCCGTACGCCTTCCGCCTCCTGTCGGCGTCCCCCGGCAGGGTGAGGGTGGCCGTCTGGGACACGGACCCCCGAGTCCCACCCGCCTTCACGACGGACAAGCCCCCCGCCACCCCGGACGCCGAACACGGCAGGGGCCTGCACCTGGTACGTGCCTGCGCGGACGCGACGGGCGTGTCGGTCCTACGCGAACTGGGCGCGTCGAGGGGCGGGAAGCTGCTGTGGGCGGAGTGCGGGGTGCCGGGATGGTGA